Proteins encoded within one genomic window of Bradyrhizobium sp. AZCC 1719:
- the cysD gene encoding sulfate adenylyltransferase subunit CysD, giving the protein MLDIPTIAEPALPGRAGKQPRTATSHLQRLESESIHIMREVAAEFRKPVMLYSIGKDSSVLLHLAMKAFYPGKPPFPLLHVDTTWKFREMIAFRDQRARELGLDLIVHVNADGVRQGIGPFSHGSALHTDVMKTQALRQALEAGGFDAAIGGARRDEEKSRAKERIFSHRSATHRWDPKQQRPELWSLYNTMLAPGESMRVFPLSNWTELDVWEYILIENIPIVPLYFAARRPVVERDGALIMVDDDRMPLRASEQPMWRSVRFRTLGCYPLTGAMPSTAANLPEIVHEMMISRTSERQGRVIDRDSTASMERKKAEGYF; this is encoded by the coding sequence ATGCTGGACATTCCCACGATCGCCGAGCCAGCCCTCCCGGGAAGGGCTGGCAAGCAGCCCCGCACCGCCACGAGCCATCTGCAGCGCCTGGAGTCCGAAAGCATCCACATCATGCGCGAGGTGGCGGCCGAATTCCGTAAACCCGTGATGCTCTATTCGATCGGCAAGGACTCCTCGGTGCTCTTGCACCTGGCGATGAAGGCGTTCTATCCCGGCAAGCCGCCGTTTCCGCTGCTTCATGTCGATACGACCTGGAAGTTTCGCGAGATGATCGCGTTTCGAGATCAGCGCGCACGCGAGCTCGGGCTCGATCTGATCGTCCATGTCAACGCCGACGGCGTGAGGCAGGGCATCGGCCCGTTCAGCCACGGCTCGGCGCTTCATACCGACGTGATGAAGACGCAGGCGCTGCGGCAGGCGCTGGAAGCCGGCGGCTTCGATGCCGCGATCGGCGGTGCCCGCCGCGACGAGGAGAAATCGCGCGCCAAGGAGCGCATCTTCTCGCATCGGAGCGCAACCCATCGATGGGATCCGAAGCAGCAGCGGCCGGAGCTGTGGAGCCTGTACAACACCATGCTCGCGCCCGGCGAGAGCATGCGGGTGTTTCCGCTGTCGAACTGGACCGAGCTCGACGTCTGGGAATACATCCTGATCGAGAACATCCCGATCGTGCCCTTGTATTTTGCCGCGCGGCGGCCGGTGGTCGAGCGCGACGGCGCCCTGATCATGGTCGACGACGATCGGATGCCGCTGCGCGCCAGCGAGCAGCCAATGTGGCGCTCGGTCAGGTTTCGCACGCTCGGCTGCTATCCCCTGACCGGCGCGATGCCGTCGACGGCGGCGAACCTGCCGGAGATCGTCCATGAGATGATGATTTCGCGAACGTCCGAACGGCAAGGACGCGTCATCGACCGCGACTCGACCGCGTCGATGGAGCGCAAGAAAGCTGAGGGCTATTTCTGA
- the purH gene encoding bifunctional phosphoribosylaminoimidazolecarboxamide formyltransferase/IMP cyclohydrolase: MTDTTRRVTRALLSVSDKTGLIEFAQALAGHGVELVSTGGTAKAIAAAGLKVKDVSELTGFPEMMDGRVKTLHPKVHGGLLAIRDNKEHADAMKAHGIAPIDLLVVNLYPFEATVDKGAAYEDCIENIDIGGPAMIRAAAKNHDDVAVVVEAQDYQAVLDELAANKGATTLALRRRLAAKAYARTAAYDAAISNWFATELKDNAPDFRAFGGRLIQSLRYGENPHQTAAFYATPDKRPGVSSARQLQGKELSYNNINDTDAAYECVGEFDPKRTAACVIVKHANPCGVAEGPDLVTAYRRALACDSTSAYGGIIAVNRTLDAEAARAIIGIFTEVIIAPDATEEAISIIGSRRNLRLLLAGGLPDPRTVGLTAKTVAGGLLVQSRDNAVVEDMDIKVATKRAPTDAELRDLKFAFRVAKHVKSNTIIYAKDLATVGIGAGQMSRVDSARIAARKAQDAAAEMKLAEPLTKGSVVASDAFFPFADGMLACIEAGATAVIQPGGSMRDEEVVKAADDHGIAMVFTGVRHFRH, translated from the coding sequence ATGACCGATACGACCCGCCGCGTGACCCGCGCCCTGTTGTCCGTTTCCGACAAGACCGGCCTGATCGAATTCGCCCAGGCGCTGGCGGGACATGGCGTCGAGCTGGTCTCGACCGGCGGCACGGCGAAGGCGATCGCCGCCGCAGGGTTGAAGGTCAAGGACGTCTCCGAACTTACCGGCTTCCCCGAAATGATGGATGGCCGCGTCAAGACGCTGCATCCGAAGGTGCATGGCGGCCTGCTCGCGATCCGCGACAACAAGGAGCACGCCGACGCCATGAAGGCGCACGGCATCGCGCCGATCGACCTGCTTGTCGTCAACCTCTACCCGTTCGAGGCGACCGTCGACAAAGGCGCTGCTTACGAAGACTGCATCGAGAATATCGATATCGGTGGGCCCGCGATGATCCGGGCGGCCGCCAAAAACCACGACGATGTCGCCGTCGTCGTCGAGGCGCAGGACTATCAGGCCGTGCTCGACGAACTCGCCGCCAACAAGGGCGCAACGACGCTCGCGTTGCGCCGCCGCCTCGCCGCAAAAGCCTATGCGCGTACTGCCGCCTACGATGCAGCGATCTCGAACTGGTTTGCTACAGAGCTCAAGGACAATGCGCCGGATTTCCGCGCCTTCGGCGGCCGGCTGATCCAGTCCTTGCGCTATGGCGAGAACCCGCACCAGACCGCGGCGTTCTATGCAACCCCCGACAAGCGGCCCGGCGTCTCCAGCGCGCGGCAATTGCAGGGCAAGGAACTTTCCTACAACAACATCAACGACACCGATGCGGCTTACGAATGCGTCGGTGAGTTCGATCCGAAGCGCACCGCGGCCTGCGTCATCGTGAAACATGCGAACCCCTGCGGTGTTGCGGAGGGACCCGATCTCGTCACCGCCTATCGCCGCGCGCTCGCCTGCGACTCGACGTCGGCCTATGGCGGCATCATCGCAGTCAACCGCACGCTGGATGCGGAGGCCGCGCGCGCCATCATCGGCATTTTCACCGAAGTGATCATCGCCCCCGACGCCACCGAAGAGGCGATCTCGATCATCGGCAGCAGGCGTAATTTGCGCCTGTTGCTCGCGGGCGGCCTGCCCGACCCGCGCACGGTCGGCCTGACCGCCAAGACGGTTGCCGGCGGCTTGCTGGTGCAGAGCCGCGACAATGCGGTGGTTGAGGACATGGACATCAAGGTTGCGACCAAGCGCGCGCCGACCGACGCCGAACTGCGCGATCTCAAATTCGCCTTCCGCGTCGCCAAGCACGTCAAGTCGAACACCATCATCTACGCCAAGGACCTCGCCACAGTGGGCATCGGCGCCGGCCAGATGAGCCGGGTCGATTCGGCGCGTATTGCCGCCCGCAAAGCACAGGATGCTGCGGCCGAAATGAAGCTCGCTGAACCGCTGACCAAAGGCTCCGTCGTCGCATCCGATGCGTTCTTCCCGTTCGCAGACGGCATGCTGGCCTGCATCGAAGCCGGCGCAACGGCGGTGATCCAGCCCGGCGGTTCGATGCGCGATGAAGAAGTAGTCAAGGCCGCCGACGACCACGGCATCGCGATGGTGTTCACCGGCGTCAGGCATTTCAGGCACTGA
- a CDS encoding DUF1674 domain-containing protein, which produces MTDNYSSPAPAAERKKLTPAAQRALAEAEARRKATDASATMLQKEFQGPKGLEPTRYGDWERRGIASDF; this is translated from the coding sequence ATGACCGACAATTATTCATCTCCAGCGCCGGCTGCGGAACGCAAGAAGCTGACGCCCGCAGCCCAGCGCGCGCTTGCCGAGGCCGAGGCGCGCCGCAAGGCCACTGACGCCAGCGCTACCATGCTGCAGAAGGAATTCCAGGGTCCGAAGGGTCTGGAACCGACCCGCTACGGCGATTGGGAGCGCAGAGGGATCGCTTCGGATTTTTGA
- a CDS encoding RsmB/NOP family class I SAM-dependent RNA methyltransferase: MPPSRFAVPSEVPGLAARRIAADILDGVLHKHRTLDDQLDGTGAHPGLKALADRDRALMRRLVATILRRLGTLGHLLSRLLDRGIPTDAPRAQSALLIGAAQILWMDVPDHAAVDLSVRLVQSDRRAAKYAGLVNAVLRRCAREGQPLIEEIKSQTLDVPPWLLTRWIGAYGETTAREMARAIGHEPSLDITVKTDAAQWASRLHGETLPTGTVRTLLQGSVTMLPGFSEGQWWVQDAAAALPARLFGDVAGKSIVDLCAAPGGKTAQLAHAGARVTAVDRSPARMARLRDNLARLSLQADDVVTDAAEWQGSGNGGYDGVLVDAPCTSTGTIRRHPDVAWLRQEADIAALSALQKRLLQKAVALLKPGGTLVYCTCSLEPEEGEQAVASLLATEPGVRRVPVEVDEVAGLSEIVTPSGDLRTLPCHLPHDDPRLGGLDGFYAARLVKT, translated from the coding sequence ATGCCCCCTTCAAGATTCGCAGTACCTTCAGAAGTGCCCGGCCTCGCGGCGCGGCGGATCGCGGCTGATATTCTCGACGGCGTGCTGCACAAGCATCGCACCCTCGACGATCAGCTTGACGGCACGGGCGCCCATCCCGGACTGAAGGCGCTCGCCGATCGCGACCGCGCGCTGATGCGGCGGCTGGTTGCGACGATCCTGCGACGGCTCGGCACGCTCGGCCATTTGCTGTCGCGCCTGCTCGATCGCGGCATTCCGACGGATGCGCCGCGGGCACAGAGCGCACTACTGATCGGCGCGGCGCAGATTCTCTGGATGGACGTGCCTGATCACGCCGCCGTCGATCTTTCGGTGCGGCTGGTGCAATCGGACCGCCGCGCCGCAAAGTATGCCGGCCTCGTCAACGCCGTGCTGCGCCGCTGCGCCCGCGAGGGACAGCCGCTGATCGAGGAAATCAAGTCGCAGACGCTTGATGTTCCGCCGTGGCTGTTGACGCGCTGGATCGGCGCCTATGGCGAGACCACCGCGCGGGAGATGGCGCGCGCCATCGGCCACGAGCCGTCCCTCGACATCACCGTGAAGACGGACGCGGCGCAATGGGCGAGCCGCCTGCATGGCGAAACCTTGCCGACCGGAACCGTGCGCACGCTGCTGCAAGGGTCGGTGACCATGCTGCCCGGTTTCTCCGAGGGACAGTGGTGGGTGCAGGACGCCGCGGCCGCGCTGCCGGCGCGGTTGTTTGGCGATGTCGCCGGCAAGAGCATCGTCGACCTCTGCGCCGCGCCCGGCGGCAAGACCGCGCAACTCGCGCACGCCGGCGCGCGCGTCACCGCGGTCGATCGCTCGCCGGCGCGCATGGCGCGGCTGCGCGACAATCTGGCCCGGCTCTCGCTGCAGGCCGATGACGTGGTGACCGATGCGGCCGAATGGCAGGGCAGCGGCAATGGCGGTTACGACGGCGTGCTGGTGGATGCGCCCTGCACCTCCACCGGCACCATCCGCCGTCACCCCGATGTCGCCTGGCTGCGTCAGGAAGCCGACATTGCGGCGCTGTCCGCGTTACAGAAAAGGTTGCTGCAAAAGGCGGTCGCCCTGCTCAAGCCGGGCGGAACGCTGGTCTATTGTACCTGTTCGCTGGAGCCCGAGGAAGGCGAACAGGCGGTCGCGTCCCTGCTCGCTACCGAACCGGGCGTGCGTCGCGTCCCGGTCGAGGTGGACGAGGTCGCGGGCCTCAGCGAAATCGTGACCCCAAGCGGCGATTTACGCACCCTGCCCTGCCATTTGCCCCATGACGACCCCCGGCTCGGCGGGTTAGATGGATTTTACGCGGCGCGGCTGGTTAAAACCTGA
- a CDS encoding MFS transporter has product MAVIASEAVGAEILQAYPRRAAVVSWIFFDWAAQPYFTLITTFVFAPYFAGFVAPDPARGQALWGFATAAAGLVIALLSPVLGAIADASGRRKPWIAGFGSLLVIGSCLMWFGKPGDPSVIPPLLLAYAIASIGVEFATVFNNAMMPTLVPPDRIGRLSGTGWATGYIGGILSLILVLGFLAASPETGRTLFGLAPLFGLDPVTHQGDRITGPLTAIWFLIFVTPMFLFTPDYPARRPIREALREGLSGLKRTLGELPKQKSIATFLLANMIYTDGLVSLFAFGGIYAAGTFGWHTIQIGTFGILLAIAGTFGAWLGGKLDDRFGPKRVIAGSLTILLLALAAILLVDKDSILFVKVAPPAPGGALFSGAAERAYLVLGCLIGAAGGPLQAASRTLLIRLAPKDRIAQYFGLFALTGKVTSFIGPLLIGAITAVTASQKAGMALLVLFFVAGLALLSRVRE; this is encoded by the coding sequence ATGGCGGTGATCGCTTCCGAGGCAGTTGGCGCCGAGATTCTGCAGGCATATCCGCGCCGCGCCGCCGTCGTGAGCTGGATCTTCTTCGATTGGGCCGCGCAGCCTTATTTCACGCTGATCACCACGTTTGTCTTCGCGCCCTACTTCGCGGGCTTCGTCGCGCCGGATCCGGCGAGGGGGCAGGCGCTGTGGGGATTCGCCACCGCCGCCGCCGGCCTGGTGATCGCGCTGCTGTCGCCGGTGCTGGGTGCCATCGCCGACGCCAGCGGCCGCCGCAAGCCGTGGATCGCCGGCTTCGGGTCGCTTTTGGTGATCGGCTCCTGCCTGATGTGGTTCGGAAAGCCGGGCGACCCCAGCGTCATCCCGCCACTGCTGTTGGCCTATGCGATTGCGAGCATCGGTGTCGAATTCGCCACCGTCTTCAACAATGCGATGATGCCGACGCTGGTGCCGCCGGACAGAATCGGGCGGTTGTCCGGCACCGGATGGGCGACCGGCTATATCGGCGGTATCCTCAGCCTCATCCTCGTGCTCGGCTTTCTGGCGGCCAGTCCCGAGACCGGGCGTACACTGTTCGGCCTGGCACCGTTGTTCGGTCTCGATCCGGTCACGCACCAGGGCGATCGCATCACCGGTCCCTTGACCGCCATCTGGTTCCTCATTTTCGTGACGCCGATGTTCCTGTTCACACCGGATTATCCGGCCAGGCGTCCAATCCGCGAGGCGTTGCGCGAAGGATTGAGCGGGCTCAAGCGAACGCTCGGCGAATTGCCGAAGCAAAAGTCGATCGCGACGTTCCTGCTTGCCAACATGATCTATACCGACGGGCTGGTGTCGCTGTTCGCGTTCGGCGGCATCTACGCCGCCGGCACCTTCGGCTGGCATACGATCCAGATCGGGACGTTCGGAATTCTGCTGGCGATCGCGGGCACCTTCGGCGCCTGGCTCGGCGGCAAGCTCGACGACAGGTTCGGACCCAAGCGCGTTATCGCCGGTAGCCTCACGATCCTGCTGCTTGCGCTCGCCGCGATCTTGCTGGTCGACAAGGATTCGATCCTGTTCGTGAAGGTCGCGCCACCAGCTCCGGGCGGCGCGCTGTTCTCCGGCGCCGCCGAGCGCGCCTATCTCGTGCTCGGGTGCCTGATCGGCGCGGCCGGCGGCCCGCTGCAGGCGGCGTCGCGCACGCTGCTGATCCGTCTCGCGCCGAAGGATCGCATCGCGCAATACTTTGGATTGTTCGCGCTGACCGGAAAGGTGACGTCGTTCATCGGTCCGCTCCTGATCGGCGCGATCACGGCCGTGACCGCAAGCCAGAAAGCCGGCATGGCGCTGCTGGTGCTGTTCTTCGTCGCGGGCCTGGCGCTGCTGTCGCGCGTGCGGGAGTGA
- a CDS encoding sulfotransferase family protein: protein MNIHATSADSLERIADLVWQQHSSLDTMLLSPVGEFQTRTVALETLMREVTECLAENFRHRPAQDFPMLYFACGKARVGSTALSNLFGMIGMPSYYQPLKAILRDALVGQSLTPWIVPSATDEPRIFSKETIGPYVLAESLFNPLQLLIEAGYPRHRLHLIVLDREPASALASWLEKLISRAPESTLLRHYVIAALSAVRVASYAKQQGVPVTHYVYEVSKEAISSVRVLFDRLGLSSSFTENAVTSWREPGQTQVNNARVIFPSEATIYKVPNLHTSDSAYRYQCRATASLSETQLDILERCGINDAYRASVAACVRDLGLSAATSERLFGDWFAAAA from the coding sequence ATGAACATCCACGCGACCTCAGCCGATTCGCTTGAGCGAATCGCCGATCTGGTTTGGCAGCAGCACAGTTCCCTCGACACCATGCTGCTTTCGCCAGTTGGTGAATTCCAGACCAGGACCGTCGCGCTCGAAACGTTGATGCGCGAAGTGACCGAGTGTCTTGCCGAGAACTTCCGACATCGCCCGGCACAAGACTTCCCGATGCTCTATTTCGCGTGCGGCAAGGCCCGGGTCGGATCGACAGCTCTGAGCAACCTGTTCGGCATGATCGGGATGCCCTCATACTATCAGCCGCTGAAGGCCATCCTGCGCGATGCGCTTGTCGGCCAGTCGCTGACGCCCTGGATCGTGCCGTCGGCGACCGATGAGCCGCGTATCTTCAGCAAGGAGACGATCGGGCCCTACGTGCTCGCCGAGAGCCTGTTCAATCCGCTGCAGCTCCTGATCGAGGCGGGCTATCCGCGGCATCGGCTGCACCTCATCGTGCTCGATCGCGAGCCGGCAAGTGCGCTGGCGTCATGGCTCGAGAAGCTGATCTCTCGCGCGCCGGAAAGTACGTTGCTCCGGCATTATGTGATCGCCGCGCTCAGTGCGGTTCGGGTGGCAAGCTATGCCAAGCAACAGGGCGTTCCGGTCACTCACTACGTCTACGAGGTGAGCAAGGAGGCCATATCGTCGGTTCGTGTCCTGTTCGACCGCCTTGGCCTTTCGAGCAGCTTTACCGAAAACGCCGTGACGTCCTGGCGGGAGCCAGGACAAACGCAGGTGAACAACGCGCGCGTCATCTTCCCGAGCGAAGCGACGATTTACAAGGTGCCCAATCTGCACACCTCCGATAGCGCCTATCGCTACCAGTGCCGCGCAACGGCCTCGCTGAGCGAAACCCAACTGGACATCCTGGAGCGCTGCGGGATCAATGATGCCTATCGCGCCTCGGTTGCGGCGTGTGTTCGGGATCTTGGCCTGAGTGCGGCCACGTCGGAGCGCTTGTTCGGCGATTGGTTCGCCGCGGCCGCGTGA
- a CDS encoding heparinase II/III family protein: protein MSRSARTVIARATGATVAVSRLWPGRADRLIIAPHDLRTADATRAAEIYAGRFVFAGKIVTCHGRSIFDLEPPSEDWEVALLGFGWLRHLRAADTALTRANARSLVDDWISNPARKRPLERRPDVLARRVISLLSQAPLVLGDTDGKFYRKYLRGLTREIRYLRYTMLDIADGVPRLQVLIALCYASLCLANQARHIRSATRRLSDELQRQIQPDGGHISRNPGALVELLSDLLPLRQTFAARNIAPPPALLNAIDRMMPMLRFFRHGDGSFALFNGMSNAPSDLVATLLAYDDTHGVPMANMPHTGFQRLDAGTTTVIIDSGPPPPPNVSQEAHAGCLSFELSSGPSRIVVNCGMPSTGRDNWRTFARSTAAHSTLTYHEASSCQFVELSAMKRLLQGAPVVSGPANVESYREAVADGDLLTTSHDGYLARFGVVHRRVLMISHDGARLDGEDTVSPAPGTRIKGAETDFALRFHLHPAVKASRLSDARGVMLVLPNREVWTFEALDDKVDLEDSVFLAGNDGPRRTAQIVIRQDSRHASSIRWSFVRSSTSPGATNTRRNARREPELPL from the coding sequence ATGAGCCGCTCGGCGCGGACCGTGATCGCGCGCGCGACCGGCGCCACGGTGGCGGTATCGCGGCTGTGGCCCGGCCGCGCCGACCGGCTGATCATCGCCCCGCACGATCTGCGCACCGCCGACGCCACCCGCGCCGCGGAAATCTATGCCGGCCGCTTCGTGTTTGCCGGCAAAATCGTCACCTGCCATGGCCGCTCGATCTTCGATCTCGAGCCGCCGTCGGAAGATTGGGAAGTCGCGCTGCTCGGCTTCGGCTGGCTGCGGCACCTGCGCGCCGCCGACACCGCGCTGACCCGCGCCAATGCCCGCTCGCTGGTCGACGACTGGATCTCGAATCCGGCGCGCAAGCGGCCGCTCGAACGCCGCCCCGACGTGCTGGCCCGCCGCGTGATCTCGCTGTTGTCGCAGGCGCCGCTGGTGCTCGGCGACACCGACGGAAAATTCTATCGCAAGTATCTGCGCGGGCTGACCCGCGAAATTCGATATCTTCGCTACACGATGCTCGACATCGCCGACGGTGTGCCGCGGCTGCAGGTCCTGATCGCGCTGTGCTACGCCTCGCTGTGCCTGGCCAATCAGGCGCGACACATCCGCTCCGCCACGCGACGGCTTTCCGACGAATTGCAGCGCCAGATCCAGCCCGACGGCGGGCATATTTCGCGCAACCCCGGCGCGCTGGTCGAACTGCTCAGCGACCTCCTGCCCCTGCGCCAGACCTTTGCCGCCCGCAACATCGCGCCGCCGCCCGCGCTGTTGAATGCGATCGACCGCATGATGCCGATGCTGCGCTTCTTCCGTCATGGCGACGGCAGCTTCGCGCTGTTCAACGGCATGAGCAACGCGCCCTCGGACCTGGTCGCGACGCTGCTCGCCTATGATGACACGCACGGCGTACCGATGGCGAACATGCCGCATACCGGCTTCCAGCGCCTCGACGCCGGCACGACGACCGTCATCATCGATAGCGGTCCGCCGCCGCCGCCGAATGTCAGCCAGGAAGCGCACGCCGGCTGTCTCTCGTTCGAACTGTCTTCGGGGCCGAGCCGGATCGTGGTCAATTGCGGGATGCCCTCGACCGGCCGGGATAATTGGCGCACCTTTGCCCGCAGCACCGCAGCGCATTCGACCCTGACCTATCACGAGGCGTCCTCGTGTCAGTTCGTCGAATTGTCGGCGATGAAGCGCCTGCTTCAGGGCGCGCCGGTCGTCAGCGGTCCGGCCAACGTGGAAAGCTACCGCGAGGCGGTGGCCGACGGCGATCTCCTGACCACCTCGCATGACGGCTATCTCGCACGCTTCGGCGTCGTGCATCGCCGGGTGCTGATGATCTCCCATGACGGCGCAAGACTCGATGGCGAGGACACTGTGTCGCCGGCGCCGGGGACGCGCATCAAGGGCGCGGAGACCGATTTTGCGCTGCGGTTTCACCTTCATCCCGCGGTGAAGGCCAGCCGCCTCAGCGATGCGCGCGGCGTCATGCTGGTATTGCCCAACCGCGAAGTCTGGACCTTCGAGGCGCTCGACGACAAGGTCGATCTCGAGGACAGCGTGTTTCTGGCCGGCAATGACGGCCCGCGCCGCACCGCCCAGATCGTGATCCGTCAGGATTCCCGCCACGCCTCCTCGATCCGCTGGAGCTTTGTCCGCTCAAGCACGTCGCCAGGCGCCACCAACACGCGGCGCAATGCGCGGCGAGAGCCGGAATTGCCGCTCTGA
- the cysC gene encoding adenylyl-sulfate kinase: MSYHEAPTVAVLDALQLGQHDRPTLRFVTCGSVDDGKSTLVGRLLYDSKTLLDDQLAALASESKIAGTTGGDLDFALLVDGLQAEREQGITIDVAYRFFATQRRRFVVADTPGHAQYTRNMATGASAADLAVVLIDARKGVITQTCRHSHILALLGVRHVVLAVNKMDLVGFDADRFAAIAAEYRTLAARLGIPQVQCIPVVARDGDNIFAASARMPWYDGPTVMAHLETVDVTGDIAERPFRLPVQWVNRPNAEFRGFSGRIAGGTVRIGDAISVRPSGHLTHVAGIITAAGEQDHATAGQSVTLTLADEIDVSRGDVLTAGDPPLVSDQLAAHLVWFDGDAMLPGRRYVLKCGTASTGAVISTLKHRVAIDTMEHQAATTLATNEIGYVNLSLDRPLVCEAYREDRELGSFILIDPISHRTAVAGMIDFSLRRATNIRRQALDVDKSVRARIKQQRPCVLWFTGLSGAGKSTIANLVDRRLAELGRHAALLDGDNLRYGINRDLGFTSEARVENIRRVAEIAALFVDAGLIALVSLISPFRGDRETARRRHDDGEFIEIHVATSLSECERRDPKGLYARARAGELPNFTGIDQVYETPLAPEIIIDTSEMSAEAACERITAYLREHRYL, from the coding sequence ATGTCTTATCACGAGGCGCCCACGGTCGCCGTTCTCGACGCGTTGCAGCTCGGGCAGCATGACCGGCCGACGCTGCGCTTCGTCACCTGCGGCAGCGTCGACGACGGCAAGAGCACGCTGGTCGGCCGCCTGCTCTACGATTCGAAGACGCTGCTCGACGACCAACTGGCGGCACTCGCCTCCGAGAGCAAGATCGCCGGCACCACCGGCGGCGATCTCGATTTCGCGCTGCTGGTCGACGGCCTGCAGGCGGAGCGCGAGCAGGGCATCACGATCGACGTCGCCTACCGCTTCTTCGCCACCCAGCGCCGCCGTTTCGTCGTCGCCGACACGCCGGGCCACGCCCAATATACGCGCAATATGGCAACCGGCGCGTCCGCCGCCGATCTCGCGGTGGTGCTGATCGACGCGCGCAAGGGCGTGATCACGCAGACCTGCCGCCACAGTCATATCCTCGCGTTGCTCGGCGTGCGCCACGTCGTGCTCGCCGTCAACAAGATGGACCTGGTCGGGTTCGATGCCGATCGTTTTGCAGCGATCGCCGCCGAATATCGCACCTTGGCTGCCCGACTCGGCATTCCGCAGGTTCAATGCATTCCTGTAGTGGCGCGCGACGGCGACAACATCTTCGCTGCGAGTGCGCGGATGCCCTGGTACGACGGGCCGACGGTGATGGCGCATCTGGAGACGGTCGACGTCACCGGCGACATCGCAGAGCGGCCGTTCCGGCTTCCGGTGCAATGGGTGAACCGGCCGAATGCGGAGTTTCGCGGCTTCAGCGGGCGGATCGCCGGCGGCACGGTACGCATAGGCGACGCGATTAGCGTGCGGCCGTCCGGCCATCTCACCCATGTTGCCGGCATCATCACCGCCGCCGGCGAGCAGGACCATGCCACAGCCGGCCAATCGGTAACCCTCACGCTGGCCGATGAGATCGATGTCAGCCGCGGCGACGTGCTGACCGCGGGCGACCCGCCGCTGGTATCTGATCAACTGGCCGCGCATCTCGTCTGGTTCGACGGCGATGCCATGCTGCCGGGCCGCCGCTACGTGCTCAAATGCGGCACCGCCTCGACCGGCGCGGTCATCTCGACGCTAAAGCACCGCGTCGCCATCGACACCATGGAGCATCAGGCCGCAACCACGCTCGCCACCAACGAGATCGGCTATGTCAATCTCAGCCTCGACCGCCCGCTGGTCTGCGAGGCCTATCGCGAGGATCGCGAGCTCGGCAGCTTCATTCTGATCGATCCGATCAGCCACCGCACCGCGGTGGCGGGGATGATCGATTTCTCGCTGCGACGGGCCACCAATATCCGCCGACAGGCGCTCGACGTCGACAAATCCGTGCGCGCCCGCATCAAGCAGCAGCGGCCCTGCGTCTTGTGGTTCACTGGCTTAAGCGGCGCCGGCAAGTCGACCATTGCCAATCTCGTCGATCGCCGCCTTGCCGAACTCGGGCGCCACGCCGCGCTGCTCGACGGCGACAATCTTCGTTACGGCATCAACCGCGATCTCGGCTTCACCAGCGAGGCCCGCGTCGAGAACATCCGCCGCGTCGCCGAGATCGCGGCGCTGTTCGTCGATGCCGGCCTGATCGCGCTGGTCTCGCTGATCTCCCCGTTCCGCGGCGATCGCGAAACGGCACGACGACGGCACGACGACGGCGAGTTCATCGAGATTCATGTCGCGACATCGCTGTCCGAATGCGAGCGGCGCGATCCCAAGGGGCTCTACGCCAGGGCGCGCGCCGGCGAACTGCCGAACTTCACCGGCATCGACCAGGTCTATGAGACGCCGCTTGCTCCGGAAATCATCATCGACACATCGGAGATGTCGGCGGAAGCGGCCTGCGAGCGCATCACCGCTTACTTGCGGGAGCATCGTTACCTGTAG
- a CDS encoding thermonuclease family protein, giving the protein MPPYEKITAYRTSRRGPWRRWFAAALPWMFVLCVAVATTLPVRDWVRRSLPDFADSQAARDAEMIWKRSGSPDVRHPVDVIRTIDGDTFEARVHLSPGVEPITRIRLRGIDAPELKASCPGELQMAEAATGALRALLGEGGVTIFSIGPDKYSGRVVAEVATRRTGNVSAAMLAAGHVRSYGGGHRNGWCATATGNDAPASKR; this is encoded by the coding sequence ATGCCTCCATATGAGAAGATAACTGCTTACCGGACCTCGCGCCGGGGTCCGTGGCGCCGCTGGTTTGCGGCGGCCTTGCCATGGATGTTCGTGCTTTGCGTAGCGGTGGCGACGACGCTGCCGGTGCGGGACTGGGTGCGCCGGTCGTTGCCTGACTTCGCCGACAGCCAGGCGGCGCGCGATGCCGAGATGATCTGGAAGCGCTCTGGAAGCCCTGACGTGCGCCATCCCGTCGATGTCATCCGGACCATCGATGGCGACACGTTTGAGGCGCGGGTGCATTTGTCGCCCGGCGTTGAGCCGATCACGCGCATACGCCTGCGCGGCATCGACGCGCCCGAATTGAAGGCATCGTGCCCTGGGGAATTGCAGATGGCGGAGGCCGCGACCGGTGCCCTGCGCGCGCTGCTTGGCGAAGGCGGGGTCACGATCTTCAGTATCGGACCGGACAAATATAGCGGCCGTGTTGTTGCCGAGGTTGCAACCAGGCGCACCGGGAATGTTTCGGCGGCCATGCTCGCGGCAGGTCATGTGCGCAGCTATGGCGGCGGCCACCGCAACGGATGGTGCGCGACCGCTACAGGTAACGATGCTCCCGCAAGTAAGCGGTGA